The Chryseolinea soli nucleotide sequence CTATTTTTGGTTGCTTCACGCCGCCGTGGCGTAATAATGAGATCGTAATTTTTGTTTATGCCATCATCCCGACAACCAGGCCTTGGATTGGGGTGAGTTCAGCTTGTCAACGACACGTGTAGTTCATTTGCGAAAATGTAAATATCGGGAAAATGTATCCGGAAGAAACGTTGTGAATGGACTTCACATAGCCTTGCTCGTTGTAGCCCATTTGAAAGGTGTAAGAAAATGGCGTGCCATAAGTGGTTCCCGGAGTGGCAGTGATTGTCATCGTCAGGACATTATTGACGCTGGGCTCATAATTGAAAATATAAGTCTCCACTAAGGTGAGATCGGGCGACCCGGCGAAGAATCGCTTGTGATTGTCGAAGCTCAGTAATTCAGCGCCGAGGATCTCGTCGTCCCCCGGGGCTTGCACGTAATATATTTTTGAAACATTGTCGCCGTTGTATTCATATCGCGTGCTCATGATCGGCGAGTCGAAACTCTTGGTCACGCGTTGAGTAAGCCGGTCTTTTTCGTCATAGGAGTAAACGATGGTTTCGAACGCAGGGAAACTGCCATAGGTATACGTGCGCGTGGCGGGTTTTCCGTTGCTGCCGTAGGTGAATGTGAAGGTTTTCGTTACGAGGTCGGGGCCTGAGACCTGGGGAAAACTATACGTACATTGGGTAAGCTTGCCTTCGGCGTAGGTCATCGCATAGCGCTCTGCGAGCGTCTTTCCATCCATGATTTGGATCTCGGCCAGCCGGTTGGTGCCATCGTAAACGTAGAAAATCGAATCGCTTCCTGTAAATACAACGGCTGGCGAGCAAATAGCCGTCGCTTCATCATCGCCGCTACACTGCGCCAAGATAACCACTAAAACGAAGCAAAAAATGCTGAACGCGCCCGCAGCCAACAGGCGATTTTTTTGGGGTTTAGGGTGAGTCATAGGCAACGAGGGAGAGGTTACGAAATGTTTAAAACGCGTTTAATGGCTATACAATAAGCATAAATTAAGGGATAAATGCAACGCTACAGCTAAAGCAGGCCGAGAAGAATCTGCCAAAATTTTTGTGGAGATTGGAGCACCGTTGCATCCCACATAAAATCCTAAGCCCATGATCTACCGATTCATTGCCTTGTCCGTCTCACTGCTGATCTCATTTCATGGAATAGGCCAGTCCGTTACAGGAATTGTCAGGTTCAAGCCCGACAACAGCTTGGCGCCCGGGGTGAATGTTGTCGAACTGGGAACGCAAAATGGTACGGTGACGGATGTCGATGGTAAATTCAGTCTCAACGTAAGTACCCTGGATGCGACCCTGGTTATTTCGTTTATCGGGTGTGTTACCACGGAGGTTCCTTTGCAGGGAAGGGACTATGTCGAGATCGCCCTGAAGGTGGATTGTATCCGTGATTTTTTCGACGCTCAGAAGTTTGGCTTATATGCCTCCAGTGGGCTGGTGCATACACCGGCCGGGCTGAGGATAGAATTAACAGGCCCGGCATTTTATAAGGATCTAAATCTGAAAGCCGCCGTTGGCTATCAAACCAATTTCAACGGCAATGAATTTCTCAATCTACAAGCCGGCCTCGATCATCTCTTTCTGTCCTGTAACTATGACCAGGACCTGTTGTTCAATTACAACAAGGTGAAGTGGAAGGAGCATGTAGACATGACCTCAAAGTCGATCCAAACCAACCTTAATTTTGCCAACAAAGGCGGGCTCTCTCTCCTGCTGGGCTACAGCGCCATTAGCTTCAACGACCTGGAAAGCGGCACACACCAGCAGCGGTCAGGCCCCCTCGTTGGTCTCGGCAAATGGATAGGCAGGCCCATCAACACGAACATAACAGTGAAAGCCTCCATCTATAATGGCCTGGCCGAATACAACGCCGAACTCCGAAAAAGACTGAAACGCCGGATCAACGTTTTTGCCCGCTACTATAAAGTGGAAGCGTTCACGGAAGTCTCCCTCGGCTTAGGATGGCAAGCAACCTACTACTTCCCCTGGCAACGAAGGCCTCGCCGATAGCCAATTGCAGATTCAATTTCGCCGGACAAAATCAGTTCTCATTACGCTCCCAAGGGAGTGGCCCCGACAAAATCGGACCCGCGGTCACTGCTTGGCTCTGATCCTGTTAAGAACATATCCCGAAATTCCTCCGATTAAAGTTCCTAAAACATCGCTCTGTATTTTTCCGGACAATCCTAGAATTAAGATGGACATTGTTAGCAGCAAAACGGTGCCGATCTCCAACAATACATTTTGTGATGCCTCATCGCCTTGCCCGATATTAATGGCGGTCTTCTTAATGGCGATGAGAATTTTGGGGCCCAAAAAAAGAAGTAGAATGGTTAAACAGAATAGCGGCAGCCCTAATTTAATAGCAAGGTCATTTATTTGCGTCTCTTGTTCATCTAACTGATCAAGCAATTTAGCCTTGTTGGTTTTTGCGGTTTTGATTTCGGTTTCAGTATTTTCGATATTGGTCTTGTTGACTGCTAACTCTGTATCAACTCGAGTCGTCAGCCGTGCTTTGATGTCGCTGAGGTTTTTGGCGTTGAGAACCGATTTTAGTTTGGTTAGTTTTTCTTGGCTGTTAAGAATGACCTTGTTGTTGTCGCTTTCGTGATTGTTTTCGATTGATCTTAATAATTCACTTTTTATCGGCTTCGTGATCTCGGAACTTTCTTTAAAAAAATCGGAACTAAAGTCGTCGTCTGCACCGGTGCCAAAAGAATAGAAACGAACGCTGTACTCAAAACTGAAAATATTCAGATTGGCGATCAGGGTTTCTTCCTGGCTGTAGATATCGTCGTTTGACTTGGCGGTTATAGCAGATTCAATGTCTTTGAGTATCTGATCAATCGAATTGGGCTCATAAGATGATAGCCTCGTCTTGAGGTTTTCAAGTGATCTTCCATAGGCCTTGAAACCGCTAATTTTAGCGTCTGCTTTGGCAATTTTTACCTTGATATCCTCTAATGCTTCGTTAATGGCTGTTTTATTCTTAGGGACAGTAAATTCTTGATTTTCTTTTTTTCCATCCCTCGACGCTTCCTGTTGCGCCTGGCTACTTAAAGCAAAGGCGAATAGGATAATCAGAATTAGGGTGTGCTTTTTCATTTGACACGATCTGTTTTAATGGAAGGAATTCTTCAAAGTTTCATTCTACTGAATTGCTCTTTTCTTATGGTTCCCGGATCGACGAGGTCAGACCCGCTAAAATAAAGTATAAGTCATTCTCCGCTTTATCCGCATCCGTCAGACATCATCCAAGCGAAAATGTATACATCTCTATACTATACTTGGCACCAACAAACCTCCTTGCCAGCGATGGTTACGCAGACTTTGTGACATTTCGCGTTTCTTGTAAAATCGAGAGATAATTTTTCAATATCTGAATTTGGAAGGGGGCTGAGATTGATCACGGATTCGATGATCTTGCGAAAATCGTCCAGATGCCCAATTATTTCTTTCTCTTTATCTTCTCCGATTTCATTTGACTTTGGAGTATTAACTTGGCCTTCTTTGG carries:
- a CDS encoding carboxypeptidase-like regulatory domain-containing protein, whose translation is MIYRFIALSVSLLISFHGIGQSVTGIVRFKPDNSLAPGVNVVELGTQNGTVTDVDGKFSLNVSTLDATLVISFIGCVTTEVPLQGRDYVEIALKVDCIRDFFDAQKFGLYASSGLVHTPAGLRIELTGPAFYKDLNLKAAVGYQTNFNGNEFLNLQAGLDHLFLSCNYDQDLLFNYNKVKWKEHVDMTSKSIQTNLNFANKGGLSLLLGYSAISFNDLESGTHQQRSGPLVGLGKWIGRPINTNITVKASIYNGLAEYNAELRKRLKRRINVFARYYKVEAFTEVSLGLGWQATYYFPWQRRPRR